gtactggggcttgaacccacaacctcatgcatgctgaacatgtactctaccactgagctataccttccctgtCTTGAATTCTTTATTAGAATTCAATTGTCCTagtatgaaaatatttccaaCCCAGGGAACTTAGGAAAATATTAGTGAGAAATTAAGCATCAAATACACAACACTATTTCATACCAGTCTCTATGCATCCAAAGAGCCCACGCCATCTAATGAACCTGTTTTCTTACCTGAGAGTTTGGCTGGAATGCAGCATGGGGTGTTGAGTGTTTCTGTAAATTTTCTAGCATTAGAGCCTGGTATAGAGAAGGGCAAAAGTCAGAAACCAGGGGGTGGTGGAAAaaaacccaccccacccctcccccaatctCTTCACCAAATGCAATGATTAACCATACACACTTAAACTGTACTCCTTTTCCAGGGACCTAAAAGCCCTTTACTAATAGCATTCTCATTCATCTTCAGAAGACCCTTAAAGGTAGCCATGGTTACTGCTCCCAAATGTACAGATGTAAAATGCAGACACATCGGGAAAATTAGTGACATGGCTATGCAATAAAATCAGCGACAGTGACAAAACCAGTACTTACAATCCCTATTATCTTCTGCATTTCTGACTAGTGTCCCTTCTAAATCTGGCCCTTCACTTCAAATACTCCATTAGGTTCAAATACATGAAACCAACATGGTTTTGGCATGACTGAACTATTTGGTGAGTTATCAAGGACTAGGTCTACCTGAGTGAATCTGTATCGTTTCCAAAAGAGTGGCACTTAGATGtaccaaatttataaaaatttcaaagaggAGGCTACAGAACAAAATGACCACAGGCTCTATAAACTGTTGTCTGatccaatacacacacacacacacacaaaagaaactgTCAGCTTCAGTATAAGAAACGGTCTGCCAAGTTAACCCTTGAGCCAACCTAGCCCGAATCTGTACTACTCGCAACATACCCTAATTAACCCTATTCAAAATCAAGAAATCCTCACCTTCCCTCCGTTTACATCAAACCTATACACACCAATCCATCTACCTACCTCTTGACAATCCCACCCTAATCTACTCAAACCGATTCAAAACCCCCAACATATAGTAGTCTGCCTCGCTTCTCTTATCAATATTCACCAAACTCTTATCCACCCAAATTGCTTTTGGATGCTCTGTAAATTATACACCCCTACCTAACCAAGCCCCTTCAAATCAAGGTTTCTCTTCATCTCACCTTCTGATCTAATCAAGCAGACATTTTTACCCCACCCCAGTTCTATTCTTTCGGATATCGATACCAACCACATCAACCTCTCCGCCCAACTATACCCCGAACTCCTGACCCAGCCCAACTCGCCCCCCTCAGGCCAGCAACGCCGGTGGTTGTAGTGGGATTTAACTCCTTCTGCAGCGCATGCGCCGACACCACAGACACAAacaaggagggggtgggggaaggaggaaggagcttAAGACACTCCAGGAGAGTAGCGCGCACCCTCCCATTTTGGGCTCGCGCCGCTGCCGTTAAGGCGGGAACCGGCGCTATCTCTATTCCAGCGCGAGCCTCGCCAACCACCGTGCGCGCGGATCCGGAGGCTCGCGCTGGCGGCCTGAGCGAGCTCGCGCCGAGCCCGGACACTGCGCCTGCGCCGCGGCAGAGACTCGGCTCTACCGGGTCTACTCCCCTCCGACACACCAGCAACGCCGTCTCCTCACCCCTTTGAGCCGCTTGACCAGGGCACTCTTCTGCCCGCTCTTGGCTAGGCCTCGCTGCTCCAGTGCGGCCTTCAGGTCGGTCACCCGGAGCGCCTGAAGAGGCTTCCCGTCCAGAGTCACCTCCTCCAGCTCCGCCATCTTGCGTGAGGTACTCGGGTCCGTCCCGACGGCTTCGGGCATCTTCGGTAATTTCCGCCAACGCCCTTCGAACGTACCGAGCTGATCCCGCCCACTGCCATAGTCAACCCCTCGATTACCACTCAGAACTCCCCGGGTTCCTCCGGAACTGCTCGGGCATTTCCGTCTCCACGTCGGCACCAATCGGTTCTTTCCATCCTCCCAGCCGGTCCCCCTCCCTCATGCTGCTTTCAGAGCTCGGTTATCTTCGTCTTACCGAGTCTTTGAATCGAATCTATTCGGAAGCCCTCGACTCCGGCATAACCGTAATCGGAGTTATTCGGCCATCTCCGGACCTGAGGCTGAGGCGCTGGGGTGCTTGGGTGTTTGGGGCTGGTCCGGGACCGGAAGTGCGTGGGCTGCCCGGCTGGCCCTCCTCAAGGTTTTCAGGAAACGTGGAAGCGGCGGCGGTAGTTGGAGTATAAGTACTCTTGTGACGGTCTCCGGGTGCTCtgtgagaggaaagaggaggtaaGCGGGGTAGAAGTCCCTCCTTGGGCCGGGTCAGACTATGTTTTTGCCGGCTACCCTTAGTAGGGAGCCTCCCGCTCCCCTACGGAAACAgctgccacctcccaccctctgAATCTCCGCCACTCCCATCTAAGGCTACGTTGCTCTTTGGGACCTCGGAATGCCTGTGGACCTCTATGGCCTCCGAAGTGGGCAAGTGACAGCACGAGGTCTTTGGACCCAGACTGTGAACTAATTCATGATCGTTGAACTTGAGTTTGCTCTCGAAGCCATGTAGCAACGCTCGGGAAAAGTTCTCCCTTTCCCCgaataagagaataaaattcCTTTAGGAAGAATTGCTTCTTGTAGGGCCACTGTGAAAAAGACAATCTCCCTGGACTGTTTTGGTATTGAACTGCTTCTCATTGCTTTGgggaatcctttttttttttgtcactacAAATAGTCCAACTTAAAGCAGAAGGAACACAAACAGTAAAACAGTAAAACAGGCCGTATACAAGTAGGTTAATGTTTTCGTTGTTAGAGACTCATACTGTGCTGTTTGAGAACTATTCAAGTTGGTTGACTTTCCAGTTGCATTAGTGATGCGAATCAGTGGCCAAGCGTCAGTAGGTATTCTTTTAAACGTGAAGGAAAATTATTCAGACGTGAGTCGTCACACATCTACCTCAGTATAACACCTGTTAGATCCCTAAGCCACCAAACCAACTAGactattttttcagttttgaataaACACTTGGatgtttctcctgtttttcttacTGTGTTATTTGGGGCAAGGTGCCCTCACTGTGCTCTTTAATTTTTCCTGGTGCTTTATAGGGAATATAAGAAAACATTGGAGTTAGGAAGTTCTTGGCATATTTCAGAGACTGCATATTGCAGAGAAGCCTCTTTCATCAtaaatgatgtttttctttccttttttcctccccattgTTGATAGCGCTGCAGTGATCAGCATCTAGGCCCTAACCAGCTACTTGGCTGAATTAAAAAATGTgtacctttttttcattttagggaAGATGTATTGGACCAGTATTAAtcttactttttgttgtttttttcctttgctcaacCTGAAACATAGAATTAGGTGGGAAATAATGAACAAGAaatgttttggttatttttaggTTATAAGAATGATGGAAGAAAGCAGTGGTTGGGGAGGGTAATGGgtttgaaaaagagagaggaaagttgGTAAATACGAAGTTATTCTTGGGTGCCTTCTCTAAGGTAGTTGACTAATAATCTAAGTAAAGGACCCTGTTGTTTTTCTGTACACTGAATTGGTGAGAAGTAATTTTCTTTGTAGATGCTGACTGTGATAAGATTCCTTGTTATTGGGAAGCTATATTTTGGTTGCTCTATGTAGAAAGTATGTAACAGCGCTTTCATGTTTCAGGATGCCACTGGAATCATCTTCCTCTTCGATGCCGCtatccttcccttctcccttacCCTCAGTACCAGACAATATTTCtgactcttcccctcccccaatgtCTTACATCACTTCCCAGGAGATGAAGTGTATTCTTCACTGGTTTGCCAGCTGGTCAGGTCCCCAGCGTGAACGTTTTCTACAGGACCTGGTAGCCAAGGCAGTGCCAGGAAAATTACAGCCACTGCTGGAAGGTCTGGAGCAGCTTAGTGTATCTGGAGCAAACCGACCACCGTGTATCTTTGAGTGCCAGCTGCATCTTTGGGATCAGTGGTTTCGAGGTTGGGCTGAACAGGAGCGCAATGAATTTGTCAGGCAGTTGGAGGTCAGCGAGCCAGACTTCGTGGCAAAGTTTTACCAAGCAGTGGCTGCTACAGCTGGTAAAGACTGATAGAcatgaaaatcaaagacaaaaaccatAGCTGATGGAGCCAAGGCCACAACTCTACTGTGAGAACTTCAAATGTATCACTTAAATGTCTGGGGATGGGATCCTGATTAGCTGGCTAAACTCGCTGCGCAGTACGGGCCCGATGATTTCAATGGGAACAGCATATCAACTGGATTCCTAGTGTAAATGTTTTCCATCTGAGCAAATCCAGATCAGCAGTCTGCCTCCTAGCTTACTTCTTTTCAACAGATGTCAAACTTTCAAGAATTTAAAGGCTTCTTTTGCAACTATAACCAAAAGGAACCTACACATTATAACTCAAGCCTACTGCTGGCCCATGGGCATATAAAGTGGAGCCTTCCTACTCTAGAAACAAGAGAGAAGGGCAATAAAAGGCcatgtttttataatttagctGGATTCAGATGGCTGGTTTCATCACCTTTGCCAGATTTTGGCATAATTATGTGACATCCCAACTGCTAGCTTTCCTAGTGATGATTTagtaaaattatggaaaaaatcAGGAGGGAGTTAATTAGTTACTCCTTCCTCCATGCTGATGTTTGTTTGAATTCAAATAGCAATGACTTTTCTAAAGCATATGTGACATCCTTGGAACTGGTAGCAGATGTTCCTATTCTGTAAGTTTGCTTTACAACAATGTGAAAACAAGTGACACTTTTTACAGGTTCAAGggtctatttttttctatcaaaataaagaatgaattttCAGAACCAAAagtctctcccttttctttcattgTAAAGCTAGTGTATCATTGATATACAGAGAAAGAGGCATTCTGAGAAAAGTAGGACTTAAGTGTAGACAATAGATCGACTTTTCATCTAGTTTCTCCTAAGATGATTTCTGATGTCATGCTCTCGGTAGTATCACACCTCTTTTATTCCTTCAGGTGGGCCCCTTCTTGTGCTTTGGAGCTCTGGTAATGGTAAGAGCCAGATGGTCCCACCTGAAGAGTAGCTTGTTTCTGATAGGCCACAGTTCCTAGGGCACCCATCAGGATAAGCAACATACGGCAGAGCCCCAGCAGCAGACTTAGATGGGCCATGGAGGGATTATGGTTCAAGGTAACCAAAAACCCAGGTCATAGAGTATTTGGCCTGGAATAATGCCAAGGCTCAGGAGGTGAAGGGCCCTAcctttattttaatacatagaGCTCATGAAGAATCATCCAAACAGTAAGCTAAACAGGAAATCAGGAAGTAGGAATAAAACCACGATCCAAGATTTCTAGCATCTTAAATTGTTGGAAGGAGACCTAACTTGGTAGTGAGGGAAGTGGCTTAGGGGAACAGTTAGGCTATGGTGTTTAGGTAGCTAGGCATGCTGCCTGGGTAGTGCTTAAGAAAAGGGAGCAAGGATCCCTATATCCTAAGATGGGGGAACTCCATTATTGTTGAAGAGGTATCTCACAGTGTTAGGCCCCAGGTGTTAGTCGAGAATCcttgttttctgaaatattaaCCCTGTACAGGACAGTATGCATATGAATGAGTGCTTAATCAATGTAATTTAGAATATGTGGACCTGGGAGtttgaaagaaaacttgaaatattATCTTACCTGCTGTATTTGGTGGTAAAGGTGACTCCTCTATAATACAGTTCTAGAACTTTTCTTCTGGAGAGTTGGGGTCAGGGCCCTGTGCAGCATACCAGCTGAGTGCCCTTGGCAGCCAAAGACACACACCCACAGGAACACCAGACTAGTGACAATCAAAGGGCTGTGGAAAGAGCACTTAAGTGGACATTTGGATCTCTTAATGGAGATACAGTCCCTTGGAAGAGTATCCCTGCGAGTGGGATGAATGAAAAGGCCTCAGAGGGTTAAGCATTCCCCTTGGCCCACTGCACAAATCCTTACCTGCCAGGGCTTCCTCTGCTCACCAGCGCCTGTAGTGCTGCTGCAGTCAGTTCTCGCTCTGCCTTCCCCAGAGTGGCCTGGGGGCCCAGCCAATCCTAAAGACAGCTGGAATAACAGGTCTTGGGTTGAAAGACTCACAGGTGAGTAAGTCATAGCATCAGCACCTTTATTAGTCTGACGCAGCCGACCCTGGGAGAAGACCATGGTACCCAGGTATCTGCAAGGAGATGTGTAGCAGGGTACAGTTATAGCTTCAGTTACTTGCTCAAGCTCTCCTTCTGAGGAAAAATGTACATTCTAGAGCCATGGATTCAGTGGGGTACTgagtaaaaaatgaataaacatcaataaataagctacaaggatatattgtacagcatgaggaatatagccaatagtTTATAagaactttaaatggaatatataaaaatactgtaCACgtgaaacatataatattgtaaatcaattatacttcaatgataattaaaaatgaatgaacatcaAAATACCTTGGATAGTACTACCATAACAGCACTTCCAAACCTTTTGCCAGTATGCTACAGATATTCCACTTCTGATAACCCACCTGAATAGCCTTTCCTGGAAGGCATGGGACCCAGGGCgatccctccacctgccccttgTGTGCTCCCCTCTCTGTGCATTGATGTAAGTAGCAGCTGCCAGTGAGCTCTGCTTCCTTGAGATGTGGGATCCGAGAGGGATGCCTGGTCTTGTCCTCAGGGAGCAGCTGTGAAGTGAGGTTGGCAAGGAAGCACCGACTCTGGAAATGGTAGATTTCCCCATGGGGATTCTCCGCCCCACGTGGGATTCCATTTTCCTTCCAGCATTCACTCTGAAGGGCGGGGCAGAAGGTAGAAGGGTGTTGGTCTTAGATGTTGACTTCTCTTGGCCCACTGGGTTCCATTCCCCAATCTCTAGTCTACCCACCCCACTGGCCAAGGGCTTGTACACACAGCAGCCTTCCGGCATGGGGTCTGAGGAGCAGTGTCCCTTGTCCTGGTGCCAGTAGTGGCAGCCCGGTCCGCTGTGTGGGAGGGACGGTAGAGTGACACTAGGATCACTGACAGCTGTGCAGCCAACCCCTCAGCACACACACCTGCCAGTACAGAGGATGTCTGAGGTGCCAGTCCCACAGGTGGTCAAATTCCAGGCCAGACCCTGCttgagagacaggaagaaaaagaccCTTCAGAACAAATGAAGGCCCCAAACCTCTCAGGGCCAGTTATGCTTACAGCTTCaattatactttatagcacagaaTCCCTTCATCCTCTCTCACTTCCCCCGAGCTGATGCAGCTATGAGTCTGCAATTCTCCCTTATTTCTCACCCCGGCCCCACAACAGCTCCTCTGCAGCACTGTGGTTGACTAGGTACCAGCCTGAGTCTGTGAGGGCAGCAAGAGTGATTGGGTCAAGCCCTGTGCACTGGGCACCACTGAAGGTAGCAGGCATTATGGAACCCTGGAGAAGCCAGGTCTCCCAGTATGAAGACAAAGGGCCCTGCTGGAAGAGGTGACTGATTGCCACCTGATGgctccctcttccttccatcaTTCCAAGGTGTCCTCATCCTCACCTCTTCTTCCAAGGGAGTGCCGGGTGCACTCCCAAGTGTTTGGCCAGGCTATGGCTAACAGCTGGGGTGGTGAGAAGCAGCTGTCCCCACTCATCTTGCCATGTCACTTGTTGCCTCACAGAACAGTTCTCTCTGAGTACAGAAAGGGGAGAAGGCATAGGAGGAGAGGAAAACTTCAGAAGGGTGAGGGGGAACTGTGAGATGATGAGATTGCGGTGATTCCCCCTGGCTGACACTGTGGGAAGACCATGCCCGCGTTACCCCTTTTACCACTGGTTCCTGAGGGACAATCCCTCCACTCCTTGAAGAGCTGCCCAGAGAAACCCAGGGCTTGGAGCCATTCACGGAGTGTGGCCTGAGGACAACGGACTGCAGAGTGAGGGTACTGCAGCAAGACGGAGTCCCCactctccagcccctctgccaATCAGCTTTTAGAGCTTGAAGCACCTTCTGTCCCACCCTGAGTAGTTTCTCCCACTTCACTGAAGCTGAAtggcctgccctccctcccctaatCTGTTTGCTGCTTTCTATTCGTTATGCCATAGTCACCATGACGATGTCACTATGGCAGAGGCCGGGGCTGGTGAGATGCTGGGCACAGTAGACCAGCAAGAGGCCTGCCTTCCAAGTCCAGCTGGCAGCAGGCAGGGTAGGCAATGACAGAGGGCAGTGGATGGGCCAGGACAGGTGGGGGTGGAAAGGAGAGGGGCGGGGTAACACTGAAGGCATCATCCTGCAATTGGAGGCCCAGGGAACTCAGTAGGGGTGGTACCAAGGGATAGCTTGGGAGTTTTTCAGCCTCCACCCTAAGTTCATTCAGCATTCCCCATGTTACCCCAAATAAGCACAATGTCATAAAAACTGCTTGTATGCTCCCTACCCTTTCTCATGACATTTAAGATTGAGAAACAGAGCAGGGAAAAGGGATTTGATCTGAACTTGATCTGTCAGCACTTGGGAGTGTGGGTAACCTGCATGTACAGAAGAAACTCAGTGTTTTGGATCCTAGGCCCATCCGACTGGATCAGTTGTGGGGGTCCCCACTCTGCCACAAGGCATAACCATGGAAATGGGCATCAGGCACCTGGCAGGGAGTGACTGTAGCATCTAGCTTAgcagctgggcagggagagaggacaggaaaCTAGGTACTAGGGTAGGAGTGAGAGGCAGAAAGTCTCAGTCTTCAGCCTGATTAGTATCATTGAGGCAGCTGGTTAGAACAGGGAGTCTtgtcctcccctgccccagcagtCTCTGAGTTAATAAACTgccagggggagagggggctCAGGGATCTGCATTGTCAGGAATCACATTAAGTAATTCTGATGCTAGTTGTGTTGGAGCGGTCTGGGCGGGTTAGAGAGCTTCAGATCCCCAAATCCGAATAGTTGTTCTCACCTTTGTCCCCAAGCAACTCTCTCCTTGGTTACTCTGAGTTCAAGAGGCTGCACCTGGTAAGAATGAATACTGTAGGTGAGCTGGAGACATTTCTGGGTCCCCCTGAAGAGGTATTGTATACACTCTCAGTGACATGAACTCACCTGTGGTTAGTTTGGAGCGTCTGGGTCATGGCAGTGCTATGCAGGTGTCAACCCAGAAGCAGGGGTCCTTGCATTGTCAGGACTTAACAAGAGGTCACGTTCACCTCAACGTCCTAGAATTCCAGTTCCTTTTctgtgtggtcttcctccccTAGCCGGCTCTGCCCCTCAGCACTCCCCAGCCCTTCTGCTCCCCTCTTCACCAGCTAGGACAACCTGGAGCCACTGAGCAGCCACTCGGTGCGCCCAGCTCAGGATCTCCCCTCACGCCGCCTGCCTCAGGATCCCAAGCTCCCTCTGATACAGGATCTCTGATATGTCAGGTTTGCATTCGGAGGGGTTGAGGATCACGGGAgccagggagggtgagggaggacGAGCGGAAGTCTGGGGGATGTAGGGAGAAAGGGGGCCTGAGAAGGCTCACGGACTTCTGTGTCTCAGTACTTAGATGTCTGCTTATGGCAGCCCCCAGGAGCAGCGTCAGCAACATCTCCCAGGCATCTCTCCCTAGCCTGCCCTGGATCCGGTCTTCCGCTCCCTTCTGCCCTGCCTCGC
This is a stretch of genomic DNA from Camelus ferus isolate YT-003-E chromosome 6, BCGSAC_Cfer_1.0, whole genome shotgun sequence. It encodes these proteins:
- the C6H14orf119 gene encoding uncharacterized protein C14orf119 homolog, with translation MPLESSSSSMPLSFPSPLPSVPDNISDSSPPPMSYITSQEMKCILHWFASWSGPQRERFLQDLVAKAVPGKLQPLLEGLEQLSVSGANRPPCIFECQLHLWDQWFRGWAEQERNEFVRQLEVSEPDFVAKFYQAVAATAGKD
- the LMLN2 gene encoding LOW QUALITY PROTEIN: leishmanolysin-like peptidase 2 (The sequence of the model RefSeq protein was modified relative to this genomic sequence to represent the inferred CDS: inserted 9 bases in 6 codons; deleted 1 base in 1 codon; substituted 3 bases at 3 genomic stop codons), which codes for MLLTLLLGAAISRHLSTETQKSVSLLRPPFSLHPPDFRSSSLTLPGSRDPQPLRMQTXHIRDPVSEGAWDPEAGGVRGDPELGSNQGESCLGTKVPDAHFHGYALWXEWGPPQLIQSDGPRIQNTEFLLYMQVTHTPNVTPPLSFPPPPVLAHPLPSVIAYPACCQLDLEGRPLAGXYCAQHLTSPGLCHSDIVMATLREWLQALGFSGQLFKEWRDCPSGTSGKRENCSVRQQVTWQDEWGQLLLTTPAVSHSLAKHLGVHXGTPLEEEQGPLSSYWETWLLQGSIMPATFSGAQCTGLDPITLAALTDSGWYLVNHSAAEELLWGRGLGPSFGLAWNLTTCGTGTSDILCTGSGPGCHYWHQDKGHCSSDPMPEGCCVYKPLASGSECWKENGIPRGAENPHGEIYHFQSRCFLANLTSQLLPEDKTRHPSRIPHLKEAELTGSCYLHQCTERGAHKGQVEGSPWVPCLPGKAIQIPGYHGLLXQGRLRQTNKGADAMTYSPVSLSTQDLLFQLSLGLAGPPGHXLGKAERELTAAALQALVSRGSPGRXGFCSFHSPLIVTSLVFLWVCVFGCQGHSAGMLHRALTPTLQKKSLELYYRGVTFTTKYSRPNTLXPGFLVTLNHNPSMAHLSLLLGLCRMLLILMGALGTVAYQKQATLQVGPSGSYHXPELQSTRRGPPEGIKEV